The Streptomyces sp. Mut1 genome window below encodes:
- a CDS encoding PQQ-dependent sugar dehydrogenase — protein sequence MAVLAAGALLLAAGCTSQDDAESPAGRGTGSPAGSPSAPPGKSASPSPSASRPPADQPPAKGSVTVVSTLTKGLKSPWGLAALPGGDLLVGSRDEGTITRIDAKSGKKTLLGTVPGVAPAGEGGLLGIAVSPDFGTDHLVYAYFTTASDNRIARMLYDENGSTPGQQLGAPDTILRGIPKGTIHNGGRIAFGPDHMLYAGTGETGDDGRAQDKESLAGKILRMTPDGEPLHGNPEADSVVYSYGHRNVQGLAWDAEKRLWASEFGQDTWDELNLIEPGGNYGWPDVEGTAHEKGFRDPVAQWKTSEASPSGIAYAKGSIWMAGLRGERLWRIPLSREDGADKEPLADPQAFLEGEYGRLRTVLAAGGDKLWLVTSETDTRGTPKAGDDRILLIEVE from the coding sequence GTGGCCGTGCTGGCGGCCGGTGCCCTGCTGCTCGCCGCGGGGTGCACCTCGCAGGACGACGCGGAGAGTCCGGCGGGCCGGGGCACCGGTTCACCGGCCGGCTCGCCCTCGGCCCCGCCCGGGAAGTCCGCCTCGCCGTCGCCGTCCGCCTCGCGGCCCCCGGCCGATCAGCCGCCCGCCAAGGGCTCGGTGACGGTGGTGTCGACGCTCACCAAGGGGCTGAAGTCGCCGTGGGGCCTCGCGGCGCTGCCCGGCGGTGACCTCCTGGTCGGTTCCCGCGACGAGGGGACGATCACCCGGATCGACGCGAAGAGCGGGAAGAAGACGCTGCTCGGCACCGTCCCCGGGGTGGCCCCGGCCGGCGAGGGCGGGCTGCTGGGCATCGCCGTGTCCCCGGACTTCGGCACGGACCACCTCGTGTACGCGTACTTCACCACGGCGTCGGACAACCGCATCGCCCGCATGCTCTACGACGAGAACGGCTCCACCCCCGGCCAGCAGCTCGGCGCCCCCGACACCATCCTGCGCGGCATCCCCAAGGGCACCATCCACAACGGGGGCCGGATCGCCTTCGGCCCCGACCACATGCTGTACGCGGGCACCGGCGAGACCGGCGACGACGGGCGCGCCCAGGACAAGGAGTCCCTGGCCGGCAAGATCCTGCGGATGACGCCCGACGGCGAGCCGCTGCACGGCAACCCGGAGGCGGACTCCGTGGTGTATTCGTACGGGCACCGCAATGTGCAGGGGCTGGCCTGGGACGCGGAGAAGCGGCTGTGGGCCTCGGAGTTCGGCCAGGACACCTGGGACGAGCTGAACCTGATCGAGCCGGGCGGCAACTACGGCTGGCCGGACGTCGAGGGCACGGCGCACGAGAAGGGGTTCCGCGACCCCGTGGCGCAGTGGAAGACCTCCGAGGCGTCGCCGAGCGGGATCGCCTACGCCAAGGGCTCGATCTGGATGGCCGGGCTGCGCGGCGAGCGGCTGTGGCGGATTCCGCTGTCCCGTGAGGACGGGGCGGACAAGGAGCCCCTGGCGGACCCGCAGGCGTTCCTGGAGGGCGAGTACGGCCGGCTGCGGACCGTGCTGGCGGCGGGCGGCGACAAGCTCTGGCTGGTCACCAGCGAGACCGACACCCGCGGCACCCCGAAGGCCGGCGACGACAGGATCCTGCTGATCGAGGTGGAGTAG
- a CDS encoding aldo/keto reductase, with protein sequence MGAVGLGCMPMSWAYSASQQRGDRALRAVHAALDAGVDLLDTADMYGPFTNELLVGRALKGRRAEAFVSTKCGLLVGDQHLVANGRPGYVRRACDASLRRLQTDVIDLYQLHRADPEVPVEETWGAMAELVAAGKVRALGLCAVGARAARRPGARTYDGTIRQLERVQQVFPVSAVQAELSVWSPQALESLLPWCAARGVGFLAAMPLGNGFLTGTLTPGQGFEPEDLRARHPRFTAEMMAANQPVVAGLRRTAERHGATPAQVALAWVLRQGHQVVPVPGTKREQWAVENAGAAGLALTDRDLAEIDRLPAARDSWD encoded by the coding sequence GTGGGTGCGGTCGGTCTCGGCTGCATGCCGATGAGCTGGGCGTACAGCGCCTCGCAGCAGCGGGGCGACCGTGCGCTGCGCGCGGTGCACGCGGCGCTCGACGCGGGCGTCGATCTGCTCGACACCGCTGACATGTACGGCCCGTTCACCAATGAACTGCTGGTGGGGCGGGCACTGAAGGGGCGCCGGGCGGAGGCGTTCGTCTCCACCAAGTGCGGTCTGCTCGTGGGCGATCAGCACCTCGTGGCCAATGGCAGGCCCGGCTATGTGCGACGGGCCTGCGACGCCTCGCTCAGGCGGCTCCAGACCGATGTGATCGACCTGTACCAGCTACACCGGGCCGATCCCGAGGTGCCCGTCGAGGAGACCTGGGGCGCGATGGCGGAGCTGGTGGCCGCGGGCAAGGTCCGGGCGCTGGGGCTGTGCGCGGTCGGGGCGCGGGCCGCGCGGCGGCCGGGTGCGCGGACGTATGACGGAACGATCCGGCAGCTGGAGCGGGTTCAGCAGGTCTTCCCGGTCAGCGCGGTGCAGGCGGAGCTGTCGGTGTGGTCGCCGCAGGCGCTGGAGTCGCTGCTGCCGTGGTGTGCCGCCCGGGGCGTGGGCTTCCTGGCCGCGATGCCGCTGGGCAACGGCTTCCTGACGGGGACGCTGACGCCCGGGCAGGGTTTCGAGCCGGAGGATCTGCGGGCCAGGCATCCCCGCTTCACGGCGGAGATGATGGCGGCGAACCAGCCCGTGGTGGCGGGGCTGCGCCGGACGGCCGAGCGGCACGGGGCGACGCCCGCGCAGGTGGCCCTGGCCTGGGTCCTGCGCCAGGGGCACCAGGTCGTTCCGGTACCGGGCACCAAGCGGGAGCAGTGGGCCGTCGAGAACGCGGGCGCGGCCGGCCTCGCGCTGACCGACCGGGACCTGGCGGAGATCGACCGGCTCCCGGCGGCGCGCGATTCCTGGGACTGA
- a CDS encoding 2-hydroxyacid dehydrogenase — translation MTSTTHSAPGPDVWMPFAADEIEGLPEGLTYHFWDGGQDYPADPADCAYYVVPYMKGLDVAVRPLGAMSGVRVVQTLSAGIDHVEPGLAGLPAGVRLCNAKGVHEASTAELTLALVLASLRGIPGFVHGQDKEEWRSGFYPSLADKSVLIVGYGSIGSAIEDRLAPFECARVARVARSARTTARGPVHTLDDLPALLPEADVVILSTPLNPSTQGLVGPGFLAAMRDGALLVNVARGPVVNTEALLSELESGRLRAALDVTDPEPLPSGHPLWHAPHVLITPHVGGSTSAFLPRAKRLIAGQLTRFAAGEPLDNVVRTTG, via the coding sequence ATGACTTCCACCACGCACTCCGCCCCCGGGCCCGACGTCTGGATGCCCTTCGCCGCCGACGAGATCGAGGGGCTTCCCGAGGGCCTCACCTACCACTTCTGGGACGGCGGGCAGGACTACCCGGCCGACCCCGCCGACTGCGCCTACTACGTCGTCCCCTACATGAAGGGCCTGGACGTCGCGGTCCGGCCGCTCGGCGCGATGAGCGGGGTCCGGGTCGTGCAGACGCTGTCGGCGGGCATCGACCACGTCGAGCCCGGTCTCGCCGGACTGCCCGCGGGCGTACGGCTGTGCAACGCCAAGGGCGTCCACGAGGCGTCCACCGCCGAGCTGACCCTCGCGCTGGTCCTCGCCTCGCTGCGCGGCATCCCCGGCTTCGTGCACGGCCAGGACAAGGAGGAGTGGCGGTCCGGCTTCTACCCGTCGCTCGCCGACAAGTCCGTGCTGATCGTGGGGTACGGATCGATCGGCTCGGCCATCGAGGACCGGCTCGCGCCGTTCGAGTGCGCGCGGGTCGCGCGCGTCGCGCGCTCCGCGCGGACAACCGCACGCGGACCCGTACACACGCTCGACGACCTGCCCGCGCTGCTGCCCGAGGCCGACGTCGTCATCCTCTCCACCCCGCTGAACCCCTCCACACAGGGGCTGGTGGGCCCGGGGTTCCTCGCCGCGATGCGGGACGGGGCGCTGCTGGTCAACGTCGCCCGGGGCCCGGTCGTCAACACCGAGGCCCTGCTGTCCGAACTGGAATCCGGCCGGCTGCGCGCCGCTCTCGACGTCACCGACCCGGAACCGCTGCCGTCGGGCCACCCCCTCTGGCATGCTCCCCACGTCCTGATCACTCCGCATGTCGGCGGCAGCACCTCCGCGTTCCTGCCGCGCGCCAAGCGGCTGATCGCCGGACAGCTCACGCGGTTCGCCGCGGGCGAGCCGCTGGACAACGTCGTACGCACCACCGGCTGA